Proteins encoded in a region of the Leptolyngbya subtilissima AS-A7 genome:
- a CDS encoding DUF2252 domain-containing protein, giving the protein MVTADEPASNPADADIPQSVADRMAAGKALRQRVKRSDLGKYHSPANRPDPIALLQAQATTRLPALVPLRYGRMLASPFAFLRGSAAVMVADIAPAPTTGIEVQACGDMHVSNFGVFASAERNLVFAINDFDETYLAPWEWDLKRLAASIVVGGRYLGGDRSLCQNSVRAAIESYRQHLAAYADLPYLELWYDNISESELLGKLPDSAEKYAQRVLDKARDRNHLQVLDEMTNLVDDRHHIIESPPLVVRAETLSDGPTVIADVKTLLQDYLTSLSGDRRFLLSRYRLLDVARKVVGVGSVGTRCWVLYLEGKDASDPLFLQVKEAQPSALAPYSSARCDHRLPDDHQGRRVVIGQKLIQGSPDIFLGWGSLNGTHYYVRQLRDMKGGFKLEPDKFQVSRLPDYCTLCGWALALAHAKSGDAAMLAGYIGKGDALADALVLFAEAYADQTERDYDCLVAAAKQGRIPVDYED; this is encoded by the coding sequence ATGGTTACCGCTGACGAACCGGCTTCTAACCCAGCCGATGCTGATATACCTCAGTCGGTGGCCGATCGCATGGCAGCGGGCAAGGCTTTGCGGCAGCGGGTCAAGCGCTCTGACCTGGGCAAATATCACTCCCCTGCCAATCGCCCTGACCCGATAGCTCTGCTGCAGGCCCAGGCGACAACGCGCCTGCCAGCCCTGGTGCCGCTGCGCTACGGACGGATGCTGGCGTCACCCTTTGCCTTTTTGCGGGGTTCGGCGGCGGTGATGGTGGCCGATATTGCTCCAGCACCGACTACCGGCATTGAGGTGCAGGCCTGTGGTGACATGCATGTGTCTAATTTTGGAGTGTTTGCCTCGGCTGAGCGCAACCTGGTATTTGCCATCAACGACTTTGACGAAACCTACCTCGCCCCCTGGGAGTGGGATCTGAAGCGTCTGGCGGCCAGCATTGTGGTGGGGGGGCGGTATTTAGGAGGCGATCGCTCCCTTTGCCAAAACTCAGTGCGGGCGGCGATCGAATCCTACCGTCAGCACTTGGCCGCCTATGCCGACCTGCCTTACCTTGAGCTGTGGTACGACAACATTAGTGAATCCGAACTACTCGGAAAGCTGCCCGACAGCGCCGAGAAGTACGCCCAGCGAGTTTTGGATAAGGCGCGCGATCGCAACCACCTGCAAGTGCTCGACGAAATGACCAACCTGGTGGACGATCGCCACCACATCATCGAGTCACCGCCGTTGGTGGTGCGGGCCGAGACCCTAAGCGATGGCCCTACGGTAATAGCTGACGTGAAGACGCTACTGCAAGACTATTTGACGTCTCTGAGCGGCGATCGCCGCTTTTTGCTATCGCGCTACCGACTGCTGGATGTGGCCCGTAAAGTAGTAGGAGTGGGGAGTGTGGGCACCCGTTGCTGGGTGCTTTATTTAGAGGGCAAAGACGCCAGCGATCCACTGTTCTTACAGGTCAAAGAAGCCCAGCCCTCAGCGCTGGCTCCCTACTCCTCGGCGCGGTGTGACCATCGATTGCCCGACGACCACCAGGGGCGGCGGGTGGTGATTGGGCAGAAGTTGATTCAGGGGTCTCCCGATATTTTTCTGGGCTGGGGCAGCCTCAACGGCACCCACTACTACGTTCGCCAACTGCGCGACATGAAAGGCGGATTTAAGCTCGAACCCGACAAGTTTCAGGTGTCGAGACTGCCTGACTACTGCACCCTCTGCGGCTGGGCGCTGGCGCTGGCCCACGCTAAATCGGGCGACGCCGCCATGCTGGCGGGCTATATCGGTAAAGGCGATGCATTAGCCGATGCTCTGGTTCTCTTTGCCGAAGCCTACGCCGACCAAACCGAGCGCGACTACGATTGCCTAGTAGCCGCCGCTAAGCAGGGGCGCATTCCGGTTGACTACGAAGATTGA
- a CDS encoding GDSL-type esterase/lipase family protein gives MLASHSAPTSGIILKQPHPQKVLVLGDSLVYGFGDPEGGGWVERLRRLTMAPGREGAVFYNLGVRGDGVSQVRQRLDHEFRNRGELRNRVPDLLVLSVGLNDSARVGNTLGRNRTDFDEFQEHMEALLNQAQRLCPVLFIGMTPVNEQAMPFSEVLYYTHSDQWRYREATRLVCTSHNIPYLDVLNLWMGRGEAWWQPLISVDGLHPNVAGYRALLQDILTWDAFQAAVDVPVGQA, from the coding sequence ATGCTGGCCTCCCATTCCGCCCCTACCTCAGGAATCATTCTCAAGCAGCCCCATCCCCAAAAGGTGCTGGTGCTGGGCGATAGTCTGGTGTACGGCTTTGGTGACCCAGAAGGCGGCGGCTGGGTTGAGCGCCTGCGTCGCTTGACCATGGCCCCAGGCCGTGAGGGGGCAGTTTTTTACAACCTCGGGGTGCGGGGGGATGGCGTCAGCCAGGTGAGACAGCGCCTTGACCATGAGTTTCGTAACCGAGGCGAGCTGCGCAACCGAGTGCCCGATCTGCTGGTGCTGTCGGTGGGTCTCAATGACTCGGCACGGGTGGGCAATACCCTGGGCCGTAACCGTACCGACTTTGACGAGTTTCAGGAGCATATGGAGGCGCTGCTGAACCAGGCGCAACGGCTGTGCCCGGTGCTGTTTATCGGCATGACGCCGGTCAACGAGCAGGCCATGCCCTTCTCAGAGGTGCTGTATTACACCCATAGCGACCAGTGGCGCTATCGTGAAGCCACTCGTCTGGTCTGCACCAGCCACAACATTCCTTACCTAGATGTGCTCAACCTGTGGATGGGCCGGGGTGAAGCCTGGTGGCAGCCGCTGATTTCTGTGGATGGCCTGCACCCCAACGTAGCTGGCTATCGGGCGCTGCTCCAGGACATTCTCACCTGGGATGCCTTTCAAGCCGCTGTCGATGTGCCGGTTGGTCAAGCCTAG
- a CDS encoding Rid family hydrolase has protein sequence MARQRAFSGTPWEAQVGYCRALRVGQQIFVSGTAPNDGQGGTFAPGDAYAQTKRCFEIIQQALVELDADLSDVVRTRIYITDMSRWAEVAQAHHELFADHPPVNTTVEIPALMQPDMLVEIEVEALCEAAPSQPPPVSRPQNMILGRPIQRSGLPPTTGSDLDEGCLD, from the coding sequence ATGGCGCGGCAGCGAGCATTTTCGGGTACCCCGTGGGAAGCGCAGGTCGGCTACTGCCGGGCGCTGCGGGTAGGCCAACAGATTTTTGTCTCCGGCACCGCTCCCAATGATGGCCAAGGGGGCACCTTTGCCCCCGGCGATGCCTACGCTCAAACCAAGCGCTGCTTTGAGATCATTCAGCAGGCCTTAGTAGAACTGGATGCTGACCTCAGCGACGTGGTGCGTACCCGCATCTACATCACTGATATGAGCCGCTGGGCAGAAGTCGCCCAGGCCCACCACGAGCTGTTTGCCGACCATCCCCCGGTCAACACCACCGTCGAAATTCCTGCCCTCATGCAGCCCGATATGCTGGTCGAAATCGAGGTTGAGGCCTTGTGTGAAGCCGCCCCGTCCCAGCCGCCACCGGTCAGTCGGCCGCAGAATATGATTTTGGGCCGCCCAATTCAACGGTCTGGCCTGCCGCCGACTACAGGATCAGATCTAGATGAAGGCTGTCTCGACTAG
- a CDS encoding serine/threonine-protein kinase has product MSYCINPDCSKPKNPPTVNQCQTCGAELLLRDRYRMIRALGQGGFGATFLARDELLPGKPPCVIKQLRPSAEAPHVLEMARDLFKREAKILGMIGNHPQLPRLLDYFESEQEFFLVQEYINGLTLQQEVKRGGPFTEAGVKQFLSEILAMVQYVHDNHVIHRDIKPANIIRRDQDKKLVLIDFGAVKDKVNPAQAASSDQTALTAYAIGTPGYAPPEQMAMRPVYASDIYALGVTCIYLLSAKAPKDLNYDPNNGELLWREHVHISDHFAGVLQKMLEISVKHRYQSVEAIHRDLDLEPYMESLAQNMAFPTSLGPATSGYSIGGPVSGSSPHAAISNSGGGSPSSRMAAAIRARRERSHSGAKSMAPLVPTQNGSPTPRKATPAAAVLSAEDVKQKYAKGRRDFSLQTFKDLDLQRTLLVEANFNQSKLPSANFQGSDLSNANFGRANLCKATLRNAKLIKAYFHYANLEGADLRGANLAHACLSNANLRGANLCGADLTGALISADQLAAARTNWSTVMPNGRRGVL; this is encoded by the coding sequence ATGAGCTACTGCATCAACCCTGATTGTTCTAAGCCTAAGAACCCCCCCACGGTTAACCAATGTCAAACGTGCGGGGCAGAGCTACTGTTGCGGGATCGCTACCGGATGATTCGGGCTCTGGGCCAGGGTGGCTTTGGGGCAACCTTTCTGGCTCGCGATGAGCTGCTGCCCGGCAAGCCCCCCTGCGTCATCAAACAGCTGCGCCCCTCCGCCGAAGCCCCCCACGTGCTCGAGATGGCACGAGATTTGTTTAAACGAGAAGCCAAGATCCTAGGGATGATCGGTAACCATCCCCAACTGCCCCGCCTGCTTGACTACTTTGAGAGCGAGCAAGAGTTTTTTCTGGTGCAGGAATATATCAACGGCCTCACCCTACAGCAAGAGGTCAAGCGCGGTGGCCCCTTCACTGAGGCTGGGGTCAAGCAATTCCTCAGCGAAATCTTGGCGATGGTGCAGTACGTCCACGATAACCACGTTATTCACCGCGACATTAAACCTGCCAACATCATTCGTCGTGACCAGGATAAAAAACTGGTGCTGATCGACTTTGGGGCCGTAAAAGACAAAGTCAACCCAGCCCAGGCCGCCAGCTCTGACCAGACAGCCCTCACCGCTTATGCCATCGGCACTCCCGGCTACGCGCCCCCTGAGCAGATGGCCATGCGCCCCGTCTACGCCAGCGATATCTACGCCTTGGGGGTGACCTGCATTTATTTGCTGTCGGCTAAAGCCCCCAAAGATCTCAACTACGACCCCAACAACGGGGAACTGCTGTGGCGTGAGCACGTGCACATTAGCGACCACTTTGCTGGTGTGCTGCAAAAGATGCTGGAGATCTCGGTCAAGCATCGCTACCAGAGCGTGGAGGCTATCCATCGCGACCTAGATCTTGAACCCTACATGGAAAGCCTGGCCCAAAACATGGCGTTTCCCACCTCGTTGGGGCCGGCCACCAGCGGCTATAGCATTGGCGGGCCAGTGAGTGGTTCCTCACCCCATGCCGCTATCAGCAACTCAGGGGGTGGCTCTCCGTCATCTCGCATGGCGGCAGCGATTCGAGCCCGGCGGGAGCGATCGCATTCGGGGGCCAAGAGCATGGCTCCCCTGGTGCCAACTCAAAACGGCTCGCCCACCCCGCGGAAAGCTACGCCCGCCGCTGCCGTGCTGTCTGCTGAAGATGTCAAGCAGAAGTACGCTAAAGGACGACGCGACTTTTCGCTGCAAACCTTCAAAGACCTTGATCTGCAGCGCACCCTGCTGGTCGAAGCTAACTTTAATCAATCAAAGCTGCCCAGTGCCAACTTCCAAGGCTCTGATCTCAGCAACGCCAACTTTGGCCGGGCTAACCTGTGCAAAGCAACCTTGCGCAACGCCAAGTTGATCAAGGCCTACTTCCACTATGCCAACTTGGAGGGGGCCGATCTGCGGGGGGCCAACCTCGCCCATGCCTGTCTGTCGAACGCTAACCTGCGGGGGGCCAACCTCTGCGGAGCTGACCTGACGGGAGCGCTAATTTCTGCCGACCAGCTGGCAGCAGCTCGCACCAACTGGTCTACGGTGATGCCCAACGGCCGCCGGGGCGTTCTTTAG
- a CDS encoding AI-2E family transporter, giving the protein MSRRMEYGAAHGNEPIAKSWLARWWEELTPMAQSTLVLLATPLLVLNVWAVAVIFGYFRSILVTVLIAGLLAFLLSYPMGRLETLGLKRGLASTLVLVLALVGFSGLAIVVLPFVIDQGQQLVVRLPDWFDSGKTQLIVLDGKMAEWGWPINLDGLIAQTSDRLKREIQSIAGEALNLTINVAVFTANKLLDVVLTVVLTFYLLQHGEEVWEGVVGLLPTRLQQPFSETLRQSFRNYFLGQFIVASCFGTALTIIFGLLNVPFGSLFGLTVGLLALVPFGGTVGVIIVTLLVALRDIKIAIPMLISAVVVQQLVENGIAPRVLGSVTGLNPFWVFIAILSGARVGGLLGVIVAVPAAVIIKEALVALRNSRQPVPEAEASVSSGAGSPQAKAPALP; this is encoded by the coding sequence ATGAGCAGACGTATGGAGTACGGTGCAGCACATGGTAACGAACCGATCGCCAAAAGCTGGCTAGCCCGCTGGTGGGAAGAGCTTACTCCCATGGCGCAGTCAACCCTAGTGCTGCTGGCTACCCCGCTGCTCGTACTGAACGTTTGGGCGGTGGCGGTTATTTTCGGTTACTTCCGCTCAATTTTAGTTACCGTGCTGATCGCGGGTCTGCTGGCGTTTTTGCTCAGCTATCCCATGGGTCGCCTCGAGACCCTCGGCCTCAAGCGTGGCTTAGCCTCAACCCTAGTGCTAGTGCTGGCTCTAGTCGGATTTTCCGGGCTGGCTATTGTAGTGCTGCCCTTTGTTATCGACCAGGGTCAGCAGCTGGTAGTGCGCTTGCCCGACTGGTTTGACTCAGGCAAAACCCAGCTCATAGTGCTCGACGGCAAGATGGCCGAATGGGGTTGGCCGATCAACCTCGATGGGCTAATCGCTCAAACCAGCGATCGCCTCAAGCGCGAGATCCAGTCCATTGCTGGGGAAGCCCTCAACCTCACCATTAACGTGGCGGTGTTTACCGCCAACAAGCTGCTCGACGTTGTGCTGACCGTGGTGCTCACCTTCTACCTGCTCCAGCACGGCGAAGAGGTGTGGGAAGGGGTGGTAGGGCTGCTACCGACCCGCCTCCAGCAACCCTTCTCAGAGACCCTGCGGCAGAGCTTTCGCAACTATTTTTTAGGCCAGTTCATCGTCGCCAGCTGCTTTGGCACCGCTCTGACAATTATTTTTGGCCTGCTGAACGTCCCCTTCGGTTCACTGTTTGGCCTCACCGTGGGACTGCTGGCGCTGGTGCCCTTTGGTGGCACCGTCGGCGTGATCATCGTTACCCTACTGGTGGCCCTGCGGGATATCAAAATTGCCATCCCCATGCTGATTTCTGCGGTTGTTGTGCAGCAGCTGGTCGAAAACGGCATTGCTCCTCGCGTGTTGGGCAGCGTTACTGGCTTGAACCCTTTTTGGGTCTTTATCGCCATCTTGTCCGGGGCGAGGGTAGGGGGTCTGCTGGGCGTAATTGTGGCCGTCCCCGCTGCTGTCATTATCAAAGAAGCCCTAGTGGCACTGCGCAACTCCCGTCAGCCTGTTCCTGAGGCAGAAGCCTCCGTCAGTTCCGGCGCTGGCTCACCCCAGGCTAAAGCACCAGCCCTGCCCTAA